From one Cyprinus carpio isolate SPL01 chromosome B3, ASM1834038v1, whole genome shotgun sequence genomic stretch:
- the LOC109063031 gene encoding patched domain-containing protein 3-like — MAKCKTDCIERPLSLAFEKLGCVVGRHPCVFLLVALYVAAALGAGFVFLQEREANDIEDQFTPINGPAKLERAFVVETFPQSEEFSQLRLTSDGTYASLIITDLHGENILTVPAFNDIIELDRQVKKITTGNTFENLCAKTKGRCMSNAILDIINYNATEIVSSNITYPMNNNMFLGSSIGGVELKPDSSEISSAKAVRLFYFLDEEKTKENSYWLDGFLKLLSNYTERKTVHVSYFTSLSRQNEFEINSDSVIPLFSATYALAINISVLSCLRLDCVRTKVWVALFGVLSAGMAVLASFGLLLFCGMPFAMTVASAPFLILGVGVDDMFIMISCWQKTEVHKAVEVRLAETYKEAGVSITITTLTDVLAFYIGLLTPFHSVQSFCMYTSTALLFCYIFNIIFFGACLALNGRREKGNRHWLTCMKVPEASGDAIACCVGGAYDRNTRKEFEMPMDSFFKNYYGPFLTRVWVKVLVCLIYAGYLAVGIYGCFQIQEGLDLKHLAVDGSYVGDYYDKEDEFFSDFGPNVMLVIKDEHFQYWNPTVRESLDLCLENFQNLTLADSDLPPISWLHVYVQYGMNSGFDVDNETQFKSHLTAFLNYSGFSQDVNFTNNQIQASRMFVQSVNIRTAIDEKNMLNAFRETAVECGKLQTPIDLIVYHPAFIYFDQYAVIISNTIQNLVVATCAMLVISLLLIPNPLCSLWVTFSIASVIVGVAGFMALWDVSLDSVSMINLVICIGFSVDFSAHISCAFVSSEKTSVNEKATDAITKLGYPIVQGAVSTIAGVVVLAAAKSYIFRTFFKIMFLVILFGAVHGIVFIPVFLTFLGTCSNSRVKNKQYSDTNKPQRTVPVMDHAMKVWCTDPDCPSL, encoded by the exons ATGGCGAAGTGTAAAACAGACTGCATTGAAAGGCCTCTCTCTCTGGCTTTTGAAAAACTTGGTTGTGTTGTTGGTAGACATCCATGTGTGTTTCTTTTAGTAGCTTTATATGTTGCAGCTGCCCTTGGAgctggttttgtttttcttcaggagAGGGAGGCAAATGATATTGAAGACCAGTTCACGCCGATCAATGGACCTGCCAAGCTGGAGAGAGCATTTGTGGTGGAAACTTTCCCACAATCTGAAGAGTTTTCTCAGTTACGGCTCACGTCTGATGGCACTTATGCCTCTCTGATCATCACAGATTTGCATGGAGAAAATATATTAACTGTACCAGCTTTCAATGACATTATTGAGTTAGACAGacaagtgaaaaaaataacaacaggaaACACTTTTGAAAACCTCTGTGCCAAAACAAAGGGAAGGTGCATGTCAAATGCAATTTTGGACATTATCAATTACAATGCTACTGAAATAGTTTCTTCAAACATAACATATCCGATGaataataacatgtttttggGATCAAGTATCGGCGGTGTAGAGCTAAAGCCGGATAGCTCCGAGATATCCAGTGCAAAAGCGGTAAGGCTTTTTTATTTCCTAGATGAggagaagacaaaggaaaacTCTTACTGGCTTGATGGCTTTCTCAAACTCCTCTCAAACTATACAGAGCGAAAAACG GTCCATGTGTCTTACTTTACATCACTATCAAGACAGAATGAGTTCGAAATCAATTCAGACTCTGTGATCCCCCTTTTCTCTGCAACATATGCCCTGGCCATTAACATTTCCGTTCTGTCTTGTTTGAG GTTAGACTGTGTCAGGACGAAGGTGTGGGTGGCCTTGTTCGGCGTTCTCTCTGCTGGTATGGCTGTGTTGGCCAGCTTTGGACTGCTGCTGTTCTGCGGGATGCCATTTGCCATGACTGTGGCTTCAGCCCCCTTTCTGATTCTCG GTGTTGGTGTTGATGACATGTTCATAATGATCTCCTGTTGGCAGAAGACTGAAGTTCATAAAGCCGTTGAGGTTCGCTTAGCAGAAACGTATAAGGAGGCCGGCGTGTCCATCACGATCACCACACTGACGGATGTGCTGGCTTTCTACATCGGCCTCCTGACTCCATTCCACTCAGTTCAGTCTTTCTGCATGTACACCAGCACAGCTCTTCTGTTCTGCTACATCTTCAACATCATTTTCTTCGGTGCGTGTCTCGCATTAAACGGGAGACGAGAGAAAGGCAACAGACACTGGCTGACTTGCATGAAAGTCCCAGAAGCCAGTGGTGATGCTATAGCTTGTTGTGTTGGTGGTGCTTATGATAGAAACACACGTAAGGAGTTTGAAATGCCAATGGATTCATTCTTTAAAAACTATTATGGCCCGTTTCTGACAAGAGTGTGGGTGAAGGTGCTTGTGTGTCTGATCTATGCTGGGTATTTGGCAGTCGGTATCTACGGGTGCTTCCAAATACAGGAAGGTCTAGATCTGAAACATTTAGCAGTAGACGGCTCATATGTTGGTGATTACTATGACAAAGAAGATGAATTCTTCTCTGATTTTGGTCCTAATGTCATGTTAGTTATAAAGGATGAGCATTTTCAGTACTGGAACCCAACTGTGCGTGAAAGTCTTGATTTGTGTTTGGAAAACTTTCAAAATCTGACACTGGCAGACTCAGACCTTCCACCTATTTCTTGGCTTCATGTATATGTGCAGTATGGGATGAATTCTGGTTTTGATGTAGACAATGAAACACAGTTCAAAAGCCATTTAACTGCATTTCTTAATTATTCTGGTTTTAGCCAAGATGTTAATTTCACTAACAATCAGATTCAAGCTTCACGTATGTTCGTTCAGTCGGTAAACATCCGCACAGCAATCGATGAGAAGAACATGCTGAATGCATTTAGAGAAACCGCAGTCGAATGTGGGAAGTTGCAGACACCCATTGATCTGATTGTGTACCACCCTGCATTCATCTATTTTGACCAATATGCTGTCATCATCAGTAATACAATCCAAAACTTAGTGGTTGCTACATGTGCAATGTTAGTCATTTCACTCCTGTTGATCCCAAACCCTCTCTGCTCTCTCTGGGTGACATTTTCCATCGCATCTGTCATTGTGGGAGTGGCCGGTTTCATGGCATTATGGGATGTTAGTTTAGACTCTGTGTCTATGATTAATCTTGTCATCTGTATCGGGTTTTCTGTGGATTTCTCTGCTCACATATCCTGTGCTTTTGTGTCAAGTGAAAAAACCTCAGTGAATGAGAAAGCCACGGATGCCATCACTAAACTGGGCTATCCAATCGTTCAGGGAGCCGTGTCCACTATCGCAGGTGTGGTGGTGCTTGCGGCTGCTAAAAGCTACATCTTCAGGACCTTCTTCAAAATCATGTTCTTAGTCATTCTTTTTGGGGCTGTCCATGGCATTGTATTCATACCTGTGTTCCTAACCTTCCTCGGCACTTGTAGTAATAGCCGTGTAAAGAATAAACAATACAGTGACACAAACAAACCGCAAAGGACAGTCCCAGTCATGGATCACGCCATGAAAGTTTGGTGTACTGATCCTGACTGTCCCAGCCTATAG